The following coding sequences are from one Musa acuminata AAA Group cultivar baxijiao chromosome BXJ2-4, Cavendish_Baxijiao_AAA, whole genome shotgun sequence window:
- the LOC103975513 gene encoding PLASMODESMATA CALLOSE-BINDING PROTEIN 3, translating to MAAAFLLLTLALALFGGSDAAWCVCRSDVSTSALQKSLDYACGAGADCSPVLQNGACYNPNTVLAHCSYAVNSYYQRKGQAQGSCDFAAAATLTSTDPGGNGCTYPATPSAAGTSSTPTSTSSTPTSTSTTTPTTFTPNTGTTGSTGGVLGGLGPSGTTSSLDGSHGGMLIRAELSSFLSALLLSSLILLSM from the exons ATGGCTGCTGCTTTCCTGCTCCTCACACTCGCTCTCGCATTGTTTGGTGGTTCAG ATGCTGCTTGGTGTGTTTGCCGGTCTGATGTGAGCACATCTGCTCTGCAAAAGTCACTGGACTATGCTTGTGGAGCTGGGGCTGACTGCTCTCCTGTCCTACAAAATGGGGCATGCTACAACCCCAACACGGTGCTTGCTCATTGCTCTTATGCTGTGAATAGCTATTACCAGAGGAAGGGTCAGGCCCAAGGATCCTGTGACTTCGCTGCCGCTGCAACACTTACCTCCACAGATCCAG GGGGGAATGGCTGCACATATCCTGCAACTCCCAG TGCTGCAGGAACTTCGAGCACCCCAACAAGTACAAGCAGCACTCCAACAAGCACAAGCACCACAACTCCTACAACCTTCACTCCAAACACAGGCACAACAGGGAGCACTGGAGGTGTGCTGGGAGGACTGGGCCCATCAGGAACAACCAGCAGCTTGGATGGGAGCCATGGAGGGATGCTTATAAGGGCAGAACTGTCCTCTTTCCTCTCAGCTCTCCTGCTGTCCTCCTTGATTCTGCTGAGTATGTGA
- the LOC103975523 gene encoding DNA-directed RNA polymerase II subunit RPB7 isoform X1, giving the protein MFFHITLERNMQLHPRHFGPHLRDKLVAKLMKDVEGTCSGRHGFVVAITGVEDIGKGLIREGTGFVTFPVKYQAVVFRPFKGEILEAVVTMVNKMGFFAEAGPVQIFVSNHVCGIKNAYQYKSCSCSLIPDDMEFQSGDMPNYTTSDGSVKIQKDSEVRLKIIGTRVDATEIFCIGTIKDDFLGVINDPGASA; this is encoded by the exons atgttcttCCACATAACTTTGGAGCGCAACATGCAGCTCCACCCACGTCACTTCGGTCCCCACCTCCGCGACAAGCTCGTCGCCAAGCTTATGAAGGACGTCGAGGGCACCTGCAG TGGGCGGCACGGGTTCGTGGTGGCCATCACGGGGGTGGAGGACATCGGGAAGGGGCTCATCCGCGAGGGCACTGGCTTCGTCACCTTCCCCGTCAAGTATCAGGCCGTGGTCTTCCGCCCGTTCAAGGGCGAGATCCTTGAGGCCGTCGTCACCATGGTCAACAAG ATGGGTTTCTTTGCCGAAGCAGGGCCTGTCCAGATCTTCGTATCGAATCATGTGTGTGGAATTAAGAACGCCTATCAGTATAAATCATGTAGTTGTTCA TTGATCCCAGATGATATGGAGTTCCAGTCTGGAGATATGCCAAATTACACAACATCTGATGGATCT GTCAAAATTCAGAAAGACAGCGAGGTTCGATTAAAGATTATTGGGACTCGTGTTGATGCCACAGAAATT TTTTGCATTGgcaccataaaagatgatttcttGGGTGTCATCAATGATCCTGGTGCTTCTGCTTAA
- the LOC103975500 gene encoding F-box protein At5g39250, which yields MTKDLISGEVLKAVFPLLDGEDLVSCMLVCHQWRDIARDDYFWKCVCSKRWPSICKRPPPSLSYHNLFVTFSRSQPPQPLPPSRLSFDDLEFYIDLWSEQRLVFSEAVSGTALLRGIKNPPPGIPDALKVHLDSDDYKMTMQVEPRFSLSLGRMITVSILVSRKDTHQIARIVNQSHFGYVDGNAFRALAYDYLNFAPGHPFVSGIRAWVSLLFMANNALRITDVFGIEIDFCDAASSENEVLWLLDMLDWK from the coding sequence ATGACCAAAGATCTGATATCTGGTGAGGTTTTGAAGGCTGTCTTCCCTTTACTTGATGGTGAAGATCTAGTTTCCTGCATGCTGGTATGCCATCAATGGAGAGATATTGCCAGGGATGATTACTTTTGGAAGTGCGTCTGCTCCAAGAGATGGCCTTCCATTTGCAAAAGACCTCCTCCATCCTTGAGCTACCACAACCTCTTTGTGACCTTCTCCAGATCCCAGCCACCTCAGCCGCTTCCCCCGTCAAGGCTTTCCTTTGATGATTTGGAATTCTACATCGACCTTTGGTCGGAACAGAGACTGGTATTTTCTGAAGCTGTCTCCGGCACTGCACTCCTGAGAGGGATAAAGAACCCACCTCCAGGAATACCTGATGCGCTCAAGGTTCATCTGGACAGTGATGATTACAAGATGACAATGCAAGTCGAGCCAAGATTCTCCCTTTCGTTGGGACGGATGATCACCGTGTCCATCCTCGTGAGTCGCAAGGATACACATCAAATAGCACGAATCGTGAACCAGTCCCATTTTGGGTACGTAGATGGCAACGCATTCCGCGCACTGGCTTATGACTACCTAAACTTTGCACCAGGACATCCGTTTGTATCTGGAATCAGGGCTTGGGTCTCCCTGTTGTTTATGGCGAACAATGCCCTCAGAATCACTGATGTCTTTGGCATTGAGATCGACTTCTGCGATGCTGCAAGCTCTGAGAATGAAGTCTTGTGGCTCTTGGACATGCTTGACTGGAAATAA
- the LOC103975523 gene encoding DNA-directed RNA polymerase II subunit RPB7 isoform X2, with protein MFFHITLERNMQLHPRHFGPHLRDKLVAKLMKDVEGTCSGRHGFVVAITGVEDIGKGLIREGTGFVTFPVKYQAVVFRPFKGEILEAVVTMVNKMGFFAEAGPVQIFVSNHLIPDDMEFQSGDMPNYTTSDGSVKIQKDSEVRLKIIGTRVDATEIFCIGTIKDDFLGVINDPGASA; from the exons atgttcttCCACATAACTTTGGAGCGCAACATGCAGCTCCACCCACGTCACTTCGGTCCCCACCTCCGCGACAAGCTCGTCGCCAAGCTTATGAAGGACGTCGAGGGCACCTGCAG TGGGCGGCACGGGTTCGTGGTGGCCATCACGGGGGTGGAGGACATCGGGAAGGGGCTCATCCGCGAGGGCACTGGCTTCGTCACCTTCCCCGTCAAGTATCAGGCCGTGGTCTTCCGCCCGTTCAAGGGCGAGATCCTTGAGGCCGTCGTCACCATGGTCAACAAG ATGGGTTTCTTTGCCGAAGCAGGGCCTGTCCAGATCTTCGTATCGAATCAT TTGATCCCAGATGATATGGAGTTCCAGTCTGGAGATATGCCAAATTACACAACATCTGATGGATCT GTCAAAATTCAGAAAGACAGCGAGGTTCGATTAAAGATTATTGGGACTCGTGTTGATGCCACAGAAATT TTTTGCATTGgcaccataaaagatgatttcttGGGTGTCATCAATGATCCTGGTGCTTCTGCTTAA
- the LOC135610460 gene encoding 1-aminocyclopropane-1-carboxylate synthase 3-like, translating to MAQMLLSMKAACNTHGQDSSYFLGLQEYENDPYDPKTNPTGIIQMGLAENQLSFDLIESWLQRHPDAAGLRRDGRVVFRELALFQDYHGLPEFKRALADLMGDLRGNKIEIDPRKLVLTAGATSANEILMFCLAEPGEAFLIPTPYYPGFDRDLKWRTGAEIVPVHCSSSNGFRITRAALEKAYQGARKRNLIVKGVLITNPSNPLGTTMSRNEIDALVDFVVAKDVHLISDEIYSGTTFDSPGFVSVTEAIEGRAHVTDRVHVVYSLSKDLGLPGFRVGAIYSNNEAVVAAATKMSSFGLVSSQTQYLLSALLSDEEFRGNYTGENQKRIKQRHDRLVQGLGRSGISCLKSNAGLFCWVDMRHLLRSNTLEGEMELWRKIVYEVGLNISPGSSCHCDEPGWFRVCFANMSAETLDVAMRRLQDFVASGRAHDDGSHQRKKPILGKWMLTLSSSDNRSERGW from the exons ATGGCCCAGATGCTACTCTCCATGAAGGCTGCGTGCAACACTCATGGGCAGGACTCCTCGTACTTCCTGGGGTTGCAGGAGTATGAGAACGACCCGTATGATCCGAAGACCAACCCCACCGGGATCATTCAGATGGGCCTGGCGGAGAACCAG CTCTCTTTCGATCTCATCGAGTCGTGGCTGCAGCGACACCCCGACGCGGCGGGGCTAAGAAGAGACGGCCGCGTCGTGTTCCGAGAGCTGGCTCTCTTCCAGGATTACCATGGCTTACCTGAGTTCAAGAGA GCACTGGCGGATCTCATGGGCGATTTAAGAGGCAACAAGATCGAGATCGATCCGCGAAAGCTCGTCCTGACCGCCGGAGCCACCTCTGCTAACGAGATTCTCATGTTCTGTCTCGCCGAACCCGGCGAGGCCTTTCTTATTCCTACTCCATACTATCCAGG GTTTGACAGGGATCTGAAATGGCGTACCGGCGCGGAGATCGTTCCTGTACACTGTTCCAGCTCCAATGGGTTCCGAATCACCAGAGCCGCCCTCGAAAAAGCCTATCAAGGAGCGCGAAAGCGTAATCTGAtagtaaaaggagttctgatcacCAATCCTTCCAATCCATTGGGCACGACGATGAGTCGGAACGagatcgacgccctcgtcgacttcGTCGTCGCCAAGGACGTCCATCTCATCAGCGACGAGATCTACTCCGGAACGACCTTCGACTCGCCCGGGTTCGTCAGCGTCACGGAGGCTATCGAGGGCAGAGCACACGTAACGGATCGCGTTCACGTTGTATACAGCCTCTCCAAGGATCTCGGCCTCCCTGGCTTCCGGGTGGGTGCAATCTACTCCAACAACGAGGCCGTGGTGGCCGCAGCTACCAAGATGTCGAGCTTCGGCCTCGTCTCTTCCCAAACCCAGTACCTCCTCTCGGCTCTGCTCTCCGACGAGGAGTTCAGAGGCAATTACACCGGGGAGAACCAGAAGAGGATCAAGCAGCGGCACGACCGGCTCGTCCAAGGCCTTGGGCGGAGTGGCATCAGCTGCTTAAAGAGCAATGCGGGTCTGTTCTGCTGGGTGGACATGAGGCACTTGCTGCGTTCCAACACATTGGAGGGGGAGATGGAGCTGTGGAGGAAGATAGTGTACGAAGTGGGGCTCAACATCTCGCCGGGCTCCTCCTGCCACTGCGACGAGCCCGGGTGGTTCCGCGTCTGCTTCGCCAACATGTCGGCCGAGACACTCGACGTCGCCATGCGGCGGCTGCAGGACTTCGTGGCCTCCGGCCGAGCCCACGACGACGGCAGCCACCAAAGGAAGAAGCCAATCCTGGGCAAGTGGATGCTCACCTTGTCATCCTCGGACAACAGGTCGGAGAGGGGATGGTAA